A region of the Sardina pilchardus chromosome 3, fSarPil1.1, whole genome shotgun sequence genome:
agcagacagcgaactacaggatctggcgaaagtcaggttacattTTTGTATGCACAGAGTGCAATCCAGAGTGCGCATGCTGCATGTTCATTTTAGAACTACTCGATTCGGTTCATTGTCTGAATGTGTGATTTGAAAAATCCAAATATATAATATTGAGAGTAACTGCGCTTTGTTCTCTTCCCcgctctctgttcctctccgtGTGCAGGATCACAAACTCCCCTGTGGCAGATGTCTGTGTGGTTTGGGCCAAGTGTGAAGATGGCAAAATTCGGGGGTTCATCCTTGAACGTGGCATGAAAGGTTTGAGCACACCCAAGATTGAGGGCAAATTCTCACTGAGAGCCTCGGCTACGGGCATGATCCTCATGGACGAGGTAGAGGTGCCAGAGGAAAACCTATTGCCTAACGTGTCTGGACTGAGTGTAAGTTGTAGCACCCGGCTATAGACCATTGTGAATGGACCATGGAATCATAGCAATGTGAGATGCATTAGTGAGTAAATTAACAGGATGTCTGTGTTTCTTCTGTCAGGGTCCCTTCGGATGTTTAAACAATGCTCGCTATGGCATTGCATGGGGGGCACTGGGTGCTGCTGAGTTCTGTTTCCATGCTGCTCGGCAGTACACACTGGACAGGTTAGAAGATCATTGAATTACCTTTACTCCCTTCACATTAGATGTTAAGTAACAACGTTGTTTGCATAACAATCCCTCTATGTAACATCTTCTAGAGTTCTAACTTTGCAGACTAAATGGGCAAAGTCTTTTGCTAGTGGTGTATTAACCTGTATGGATGTCCACAGAATACAGTTTGGAGTGCCCCTGGCCAGAAACCAGTTGATGCAGAAGAAGATGGCAGACATGCTTACAGAGATTACTCTTGGACTGCACTCCTGCTTACGATTAGGCAGACTGATTGATGAGAAGAAGTATGATGTTCCCTAACATATAATAAAAGCAGTAAAGGTCATGTGCCCTCATTAGTTGGTTGACTGAccatgtctgtctctccatgtctctaGATCATGTCCGGATATGATATCCATGCTGAAGAGGAACAGCTGTGGCAAGGCTCTGGACATCGCCAGACAGGCTCGTGACATGCTGGGGGGCAATGGCATCGCTGATGAGTACCACATAATCCGCCACGTCATGAATCTGGAGGCAGTCAACACATACGAAGGTAAGTGAGTATATAGTACGGGCTTCCTGGCTATATTCCCCACCTGGCCATTCAGtcacttcattcattcagtcactcTCCACTTAAAGCTGGCATGTGGTCAGTGTTCTGGCATGGTTGCCTAGCATCACCCAAGTGGGTGGCTACACATTGGTGTTGGTTAGTGAGATTCCCCCTTCTCTATATACAGATGATAAAATGCTATTTAACCATGTCTTTTTGTTAAATGAAATCCAGCTGTGCTGTTTCTTTTGAACAGTATGTTGATTTAGCTGAGTAGTTAATAATGAGATTGCGGAGCGAGAGGCCTAGTAGACAGTAATGGACCAGTGGCCTTCTCTTGCCATGGATCAACACATAACTGAGTAATGTAAAACCGCAGATAAGAATACAATACAGATGCCTTGcctcacacacattaatatattTGTGAATGTTTAATCAATATTTAGTAGGGCCTCAGCTTTTTAGAATAAAGTTACAGTGCTGAAACCAAATGCATGCTGCCTCAGCAAAGTATTGTGTGACCAAGGCAGTGCAGTTTGGTAAGGAACAAAGGAAGTGATATCAGTGTCAATTTTGAACCCAAAATATTATGCTTCTGTATTTCATGTGCTAAATATTTGTCTTACTTATTTCAACAGtctggctttaaaaaaaaaaaaaaaaaaaggttttgaagATATTGTTACTTTCTTTTATAGGTACCCATGACATCCACGCACTGATTCTGGGAAGGGCCATTACAGGCCTGCAGTCTTTCACTGTGGAGAAATAAGaacctccttctttctctcacttatGCCTGTGAAGTCACTTTCAAAAGCCAGCTGCTGCCTTTATCAAAGAATGGATAGTAGGATTTTAaaaaatggttgaacatgtcTGTAGAATTGTACAAGCACCAGAGTATTATGTTTGAAAGAGAAAAGGGATTTGTAAAGAAAATACACCtacaacagaacaaaaaaagcagaaaCCTGTCAGATACATTGAACTATGATTTAGTTCAACAGACCAAATCACTATTTTTCTATCCACACCATGCCTTTTAGTTTGTATAGAGATTGGTGTAAATATTAGTTTATGGAATTTACATAGCTCAGGAACATAAATTGAATGTGTTTCATGACCCCTGTaggaaaagacaagacaagacatttACATAATACGCTAGTTTGTCAGTCATGTATACATATTTGAGATGCATATCTACAGGTGATGTTGAAACTTTACATGGGACTTCTTTGGGGGGAAAAGATTGACTGCTCAGTATCGTTTTGATTTCCATCATTTTGAAGTAAAATGTCCTTTCCTTACTAACAGGATCTTTTCTCTTGCATGATTTGAAAGATATTGGTATTAATGGTCAAAATTTAGAATTATACCCAATAAATAAGCTAGATGCAATTtattgtctgtttgtcttgtaTTGCCttgtattttcattgtgattaAGGTCTCTATTTGTTTGGCAAGTACAACAGTCCTTTAATCTGATCTGTATCTGTATAGCTGTAGTTTATGGCCGGCAATTCCTGGGGTGAGTGGCACTGTTTCATTTATTGATATTACAGGGCcgttgtccccagagcaactagggattaagtgccttactcaagggcacaacggtggaagccaggaatcgAACCCACAACTTATCAGGCTACAGCATGCTAGCTACCACTGCCCCGCTGTTACTTCAAACaatagttattgaaaataacaGAAGAGGAAAATGCAATAAAGGAAAACGTTTTCTATTCAAATGTTGCCTCATGCTGCAGGTTTGTGGAGGTGTTACCTCATCCAGCTCTCATGTAAGCTAATGCAGGTTGCGAATACACATACTGTTTGACACGTAACTTCTGTCCCCATTTAAACACACTTTTGTGTTCAATTTATTTCCATCCTTCCTTTGAAAATACAAATGTTCTTGTTGCTACTGTTGCCCGATTGACTTTATAAGTCAAAATCAAATTTATGTTAAATGTATCTGTCAAATTATAACAATTAACATTCAACACAATGGACATTCAAGTCACTTTAATTAACCAAAACAATTTTTATTCTATACAGTTACCACAATATTCAGAAAACCTTAAAATCTGAATTTTTAAAAGATAATCCCCAGTACTTTCTCTGAAATTTAAGTGAAACGTGAACAACTAAAATACATTTGAACAAAGCACGCACAATGTGCAGTAAAGACAGCCTGACATATTTGGAATGAGCAGGTTTCTATTAAAACATAACATCTAAACATGGCATCCCATCTTGTACGTCTACTGCTCAGGGGTCTGCTGGAGACCCTTATTGATGGAAACCAAAACTTGACTGGCACCCTGAAGCTCCACGCTGAGCTGGCTGCTCCTCCCTAACACCTTGGACAGCTCCTGCAGCCGGGCCTCCATGCCATGACTCTGCTCCTCGTAGTGACTGAAGAGGTTATCCTTCAACTCCTGACATGTCTCCCTCACCtgcaaattaaaaaataaacagaatGTGTTTAGAATGCAAGCTCATAAAGGTTGGCAAGGCTCAAAGAAATCTGTACCCGAACAGCAGTGGACAGGACACATTCTTGTTCATATTGGCAACTGCAAATGATCTAGATTCTAGAATGATCTAATggcagaaaaacatttccacagttccatcaaaacaaacaaaaaataatagtaatagatGTCCAACAGGTACCTTCTTCATCAGTGTGTCCTCAAAGTTGGCTATGACTTTCTGATCCATGGCACGGCTGTGATTGATTCTCTCTATAAGGTCTTGAGCTTTCTTCCCAATCTCATTGATAGTCTTGTTCAGAGGAAAGGAGCAAATATCTTCTATTTCCGTTGACGAACTGCAGGACAAGGTGGAAGCTCCAATGCCAGAGTCTTCACTTTTAAAGGAAATAGTGCAGACAGAAATGCACAAGGTTTCCCATGGGTATATAATTCCATTATGATGAAGTAACTGAACATTTTGATATCTTACATCTGTGGTTCATCACTGTCATCCAAAGTCATCAATGGTATTTGCTCTGAAGAGCCTTGGACCATTCCATCTGCATCCTGATGGTATTTTATTAACCAAACATATTAGCCTTGACAGGAACTGCTGACACATTGACCATTTTCAATTTTCAAAACTAGAGAAATGTCTACTGTTAACATTACAGTTTCATGGTTTCCCCAAGCTCAAAGACTATTTACAACATTAAAGTTGGCATTTGAAGCATGGCTTAAACTTGCCTTTAATGATGACCGTTGGTGAGGATTGACACTTTTTGGTGTGGACTGAAACAGAGGTGAGGATGGCTTCTCAAACAAATGCTGTTCCATGTCCTTTTCAAGCTAGCACAGATTGAAACTGGGTTTGTTAAATTACTTGATTATATCACTGATAACGCAAATGTATCAAATAACTAATTGTTCAGATTTGcgtcaactttttaaaaatttaGCTATTTCAATCTATTTCAGTGAattgtgtagcctattttaGCGTCTGTTAAAAGATAAATGCATGCCTTGCATAGAAGGCAGCTAGCACTAGCAGCTAACTTAATGAAAATGTTGCTAAAACGGCTTCATCAGAGCTTTACACGTTACGTCTTAGATTTAGGTAAATAAACGGTAACCATTAATTTTATGTTAGATTTTGAGGAAATACAAGTTTCCTATTACTAGCTAGCTAAAAATCAAAACCTGGCTGTAACGAGTCTTTCATGTTAACCTCAGTTAACGGTAGCTGATAGCAAAAAAAGAGGCAACGGTCCAATCGGATCTCGAGCCCCAATCTCCACATTTAGAACTCTTGGAACCCTCCTCGCCATATCGATATCTTGGGCATAACAGATATATCTATGGGGCATAACCTATGGGCATAACACAACATCTTGATGTATATGCGATGACAACAATAGCCTATGCTACGTGCATTTTTAAAAAGGGAATATAATGGAGAGGTGTTTCCCCCACtttatttcaaaaagtgaaacttgCATACTAGTGCTAGTAGTGTAGATCAGTCTCCAACCTTTTTGGGAATGAGCTACTGAGGATTCGAAATCTTACAGGCTCattgaaacaaagaaacagactCATTTGAAACAAAGAGACCCCTTTTTGCGAGGGTAATCCTCCGAAATAATGTGTGATTTTTAGGCCTACATTTACATTATCAAAATGATGTATGCCTATAAGCCTTTATAGCTTATTAAGCAACTATTTAATGTCATTCTTCACTTAAATATTAATATAACACTGCCAACATTTTTGCACACTCTGTTCATTTCAAAGTTTGCGGGGAGCCTATCTCAGTTTTTTAAAccgaaaaatatttttgtgcaaTGAATAATTTAGGTTACAATGTTTAGCATTATCCACCATTAAGAACTCAGAGGTTGTTTAAGTTCTATCCACTTAAATTCAGTGGATAATTAGGTTTTGACCTTTCAATAACAGTCACCCAACACCCTAATAATCTTTTACAGTTATCTCACATCTGAAATCTCTCCATGATTTGGCAAAAGTCAAAGGTAAGGTAATGCACAGCCCTATTGTATAGCATGCATGCCACAAGATTGTCAGCACTATTGCTACACCAGGCAGTATGGAGGAGTAAAGGCCTGTGAGCTGatagcctggaaatccagacccaaTCTAGAAAGAGTTAGGGTCTGGCGATGAGCAATGAAAAAGGCCCAACTCAAGGGGCGACAccatgcatgcatttgaaaatatcaacAACAATTGAACAATCATGCACAAAGCGTATAGGACAAACACGGCATGGCACAGAACTTTCGCAAAGATATGCTTACATTGGCTAGACCAGACGGAcaagctttttttctttttttcatatatCATGATACAAATTTTATCTTGGGGAGGAATTCTACCAATATATTGATAACAATAGCAATATAAGGCTATGACCTGTTTTCACCAGACTCACTATAATTTCACAAGATTCTAGGTAGGCGTAGGCTACTCTGGATTGGGAAATGTTTTGTAATGGAGATGGGCTGTTACCTTAAATATGGTCTGAGATAAATGGTCTATAATTTTCTTTAATTCTCCATATTGCCAATGGCTTGACTCAACAgaagcgtaggcctacatctggCGTAATGATACTATTACTTTGCTACCATAAAAGTATTTCCAACCCGTGACCCTTATCTGTCTGTTCTATTTGTAATGCACAGATTAATCACAcatcactcagtcacacagaaGTGCACATTACATAAAATACTACACCTGGGACTTTCGTGAGAGGCACTTTCCTCACTAGTAAAATAAGCTAACCATAAATGCATAcacaaagcatgcacacacatcaaagcTCCTTATAAACCGAAGTCGCTGTGCTGCA
Encoded here:
- the syce2 gene encoding synaptonemal complex central element protein 2; its protein translation is MEQHLFEKPSSPLFQSTPKSVNPHQRSSLKDADGMVQGSSEQIPLMTLDDSDEPQIEDSGIGASTLSCSSSTEIEDICSFPLNKTINEIGKKAQDLIERINHSRAMDQKVIANFEDTLMKKVRETCQELKDNLFSHYEEQSHGMEARLQELSKVLGRSSQLSVELQGASQVLVSINKGLQQTPEQ
- the LOC134076698 gene encoding glutaryl-CoA dehydrogenase, mitochondrial-like; the protein is MALRSGLCRLLVNPQRAVVVSASRSQGTAVTPKWETEKETVKRPKAPKVQFDWQDALNLEGLLTEDEIMIRDSFRTYCQEKLMPRVLLANRNEVFHREIISEMGELGVLGPTIKGYGCAGTSYVAYGLLAREIERIDSGYRSVMSVQSSLVMHPINAYGTEAQKEKYLPRLARGEILGCFGLTEPNHGSDPSSMETRAKYNPSSRTFSLSGSKTWITNSPVADVCVVWAKCEDGKIRGFILERGMKGLSTPKIEGKFSLRASATGMILMDEVEVPEENLLPNVSGLSGPFGCLNNARYGIAWGALGAAEFCFHAARQYTLDRIQFGVPLARNQLMQKKMADMLTEITLGLHSCLRLGRLIDEKKSCPDMISMLKRNSCGKALDIARQARDMLGGNGIADEYHIIRHVMNLEAVNTYEGTHDIHALILGRAITGLQSFTVEK